A DNA window from Rhizobium jaguaris contains the following coding sequences:
- a CDS encoding DUF4440 domain-containing protein: protein MDDLQARLKDLEERLFDPAVRGSRQMLADLLSADFREIGSSGRLFDLEDVLTRLPVDPEDIALRALEDFDARLLSDGIALVTYRATRASPDKPAVRTLRSSIWRLEADGHWRMLFHQGTLMR from the coding sequence ATGGACGATCTACAGGCGCGCTTGAAAGATCTGGAAGAACGGCTCTTTGACCCGGCGGTGCGCGGCTCCCGGCAGATGCTGGCGGATTTACTCTCTGCTGACTTCCGCGAGATCGGCAGCTCCGGCCGGCTCTTCGACCTGGAGGACGTCCTGACCCGGCTTCCGGTAGATCCGGAGGATATCGCCTTGCGGGCACTCGAGGACTTCGACGCTCGTCTGCTTTCGGACGGCATCGCTCTCGTCACATATCGGGCCACCCGCGCATCTCCCGACAAGCCAGCGGTCAGAACGCTGCGCAGCTCGATCTGGCGATTGGAAGCGGATGGGCACTGGCGGATGCTATTCCATCAAGGCACGTTAATGCGGTAG
- a CDS encoding heme-dependent oxidative N-demethylase family protein, whose amino-acid sequence MTLPTYTPYDGSAKPFTIGLMPLDPLRWIEPDADLDRYLDEKQRLLRDHRDAIFLSETGSEDAQQECLDLLAAYLCQQHPGFHRREGDIVSAAGHSVDLADPNLPPLLKAGSLIADDLVIMRRKTDGWHLVAGHVAFPSSWSLAEKFGRPIQAIHGEVPGFGEGTRNAVLINRIFDNLQVTQPVERFNWSVSTSGNLHLPFPPVRPKVGEAFTLNQRFARIERQTLRKLPISGDILFTIRIYVDPIAAIANHAKASELALSFAAQLDALDESQAAYKGLVHQKAELARQLRALVEVASPA is encoded by the coding sequence ATGACTCTACCCACCTACACGCCCTATGATGGCTCCGCAAAACCCTTCACGATCGGTCTTATGCCGCTCGACCCGCTGCGATGGATCGAGCCCGATGCCGATCTTGACCGCTATCTCGATGAAAAACAGCGGCTTCTGCGAGACCATCGCGACGCCATTTTCCTCTCGGAGACCGGCTCCGAAGATGCCCAGCAGGAATGTCTCGATCTCCTAGCTGCGTATCTTTGCCAGCAACATCCCGGCTTCCACCGCCGCGAAGGCGACATCGTCTCTGCCGCGGGGCACTCTGTCGATCTTGCCGACCCCAACCTGCCTCCGCTTCTGAAAGCAGGCTCGCTGATCGCCGACGATCTTGTGATCATGCGGCGCAAGACCGATGGCTGGCACCTCGTCGCGGGCCATGTCGCCTTCCCCTCGTCATGGTCCCTTGCCGAGAAATTCGGGCGGCCTATACAGGCGATCCACGGCGAAGTGCCCGGTTTCGGCGAAGGCACCCGCAATGCGGTGCTCATCAACCGCATCTTCGACAATCTTCAGGTGACGCAGCCGGTCGAACGATTCAATTGGTCCGTCAGCACCAGCGGCAATCTCCACCTGCCGTTTCCGCCTGTCCGCCCAAAGGTCGGCGAGGCCTTTACCCTCAATCAACGCTTCGCGCGTATCGAGCGGCAAACACTACGGAAACTGCCCATATCTGGCGATATTCTCTTCACGATCCGCATCTACGTTGATCCGATCGCCGCGATCGCCAACCATGCCAAAGCTTCGGAACTGGCGTTAAGCTTCGCCGCACAATTGGATGCATTGGACGAATCGCAAGCGGCTTATAAAGGTCTGGTTCATCAGAAAGCAGAGCTCGCCAGGCAATTGCGAGCGCTTGTGGAAGTTGCTTCACCGGCTTGA